One region of bacterium genomic DNA includes:
- a CDS encoding glycosyltransferase family 4 protein has translation MTRATAKGSRARVLFLNSCINGGGAGRSLQAYLKVIDPRIEAHVVMPSPGILAPGLENVERIWYVPEFVERPQRSNYALAGRLGWEWFHWASNVYGLPRSAGKIARIAREIGADLIYCNHMLANPIGAVAGARAGVPVVFHARNIHVAPVGRAFYRYLAQRACVTRLICNSRASAELFLACEPAKVRIVHNFVDLERFDRARIAPTLRRDFGIPGDAVVVGYVGRLVPKKGLPVLLEAFRQLAERFPRAHLVLLGGNDTGFHRDLGAEYRALAERSGIGGRTHFTGFLDDVRPVLADFDVLALPSVEPESFGRVLIEAMALGIPCVVSRLGGALEVVDDGRTGFWATPGDAADLADKLGRLVGDATLRERFGRDGQEGVRARFASRALGRQISDVLLEAAGRGLAEGDRAQAALVQPREDRR, from the coding sequence ATGACGCGCGCAACCGCGAAGGGCTCCCGGGCGCGGGTGCTCTTCCTCAACAGCTGCATCAACGGCGGCGGCGCCGGCCGCAGCCTCCAGGCCTACCTCAAGGTGATCGACCCGCGGATCGAGGCCCACGTCGTCATGCCCTCGCCGGGCATCCTGGCGCCGGGGCTGGAGAACGTCGAGCGCATCTGGTACGTGCCGGAGTTCGTCGAGCGGCCGCAGCGCAGCAACTACGCGCTCGCCGGGCGCCTGGGCTGGGAGTGGTTCCACTGGGCGAGCAACGTCTACGGCCTGCCGCGCTCGGCGGGGAAGATCGCGCGCATCGCCCGCGAGATCGGCGCCGACCTCATCTACTGCAACCACATGCTCGCCAACCCGATCGGGGCGGTCGCCGGCGCGCGCGCCGGCGTGCCGGTGGTCTTCCACGCCCGCAACATCCACGTCGCGCCGGTGGGCCGCGCCTTCTACCGCTATCTCGCGCAGCGCGCCTGCGTGACGCGGCTGATCTGCAACTCGCGCGCGTCGGCCGAGCTGTTCCTCGCCTGCGAGCCGGCCAAGGTCCGCATCGTGCACAACTTCGTGGACCTCGAGCGCTTCGACCGCGCGCGGATCGCCCCGACGCTGCGGCGCGACTTCGGCATCCCCGGCGACGCCGTCGTCGTCGGGTACGTCGGGCGGCTCGTGCCCAAGAAGGGCCTCCCCGTGCTGCTCGAGGCCTTCCGGCAGCTCGCGGAGCGGTTCCCGCGCGCGCACCTGGTGCTGCTCGGGGGCAACGACACCGGCTTCCACCGCGACCTCGGCGCCGAGTACCGCGCGCTGGCGGAGCGGTCCGGGATCGGCGGGCGCACGCACTTCACCGGTTTTCTCGACGACGTGCGGCCCGTGCTCGCCGACTTCGACGTGCTCGCGCTCCCGTCGGTCGAGCCGGAGTCGTTCGGGCGCGTGCTCATCGAGGCCATGGCGCTCGGCATCCCCTGCGTGGTCTCGCGGCTCGGCGGCGCGCTCGAGGTCGTCGACGACGGCCGCACCGGCTTCTGGGCGACGCCGGGGGACGCGGCGGATCTTGCGGACAAGCTCGGGCGGCTCGTGGGCGACGCGACGCTCCGGGAGCGCTTCGGCCGGGACGGGCAGGAGGGCGTCCGCGCGCGCTTCGCCAGCCGCGCGCTCGGCAGGCAGATCTCAGACGTGCTCCTCGAGGCCGCCGGCCGGGGGCTCGCCGAGGGCGATCGGGCGCAGGCCGCGCTCGTGCAGCCCCGCGAGGATCGCCGGTAG